One genomic window of Acidimicrobiia bacterium includes the following:
- a CDS encoding malate dehydrogenase: AKGIEEVVELDLTADEKALLVDAAGAVKAKVDELHSIKFD, encoded by the coding sequence TGCCAAGGGCATCGAAGAGGTCGTTGAGTTGGACTTGACGGCCGACGAGAAGGCACTGCTGGTAGATGCAGCCGGAGCCGTCAAAGCCAAGGTCGACGAACTGCACTCGATCAAGTTCGAC